The following are encoded together in the Pelorhabdus rhamnosifermentans genome:
- a CDS encoding valine--tRNA ligase, with product MSEKEALSTVYDPAAFEKKWYKYWQDNHFFHAEVEPDKQPFSMVIPPPNVTGKLHMGHALDNTLQDILIRFRRMQGYNTLWMPGTDHAGIATQIKVEEVLTKEEGKSRYDLGRDAFIDRVWEWKEKFGSNIINQLHSMGASCDWERERFTMDEGCSKAVREVFVTLYEKGLIYQGHRITNWCPRCNTALSDIEVEHEDQAGHLFYVRYDCEDGTPGLTIATTRPETLLGDSAVAVHPDDKRYQHLIGKNLVLPIVHRHIPVIADEYVDPSFGTGAVKITPAHDPNDFDMGLRHRLPEYIVINSDGTMAKETGKYAGMDRFVCRKALVHDLEEQGQLVKIEDHSHAVGHCQRCHTVVEPLVSKQWFVKMEPLAKPAIEAVTSGKIQFVPQRFTKIYSNWLENIRDWCISRQIWWGHRIPAWYCESCGKTIVSRQDVTACPHCGGKVMQDPDVLDTWFSSALWPFSTMGWPADTAEVKQFYPTSVLVTGYDIIFFWVARMIMMGLEFKQEIPFKHVFIHGLVRDSQGRKMSKSLGNGIDPLEVIEKYGADTLRFMLITGNTPGNDMRFYWERVEASRNFANKIWNASRFMLMNLEGFDKDFRPENVHLADRWILSRYNQTIQEVTKNLEQFELGEAARLLYEFIWNEFCDWYIELSKNRLYGKEDETSRKTAQYVLSHVLRGTMELLHPFMPFITEAIWQNLPHEGKSIMIAKWPVAQEQLIDEEAENHMAAVMDTVKAIRNMRAEVNVAPGKKCQVILKLADQALTPVFERNQGYLFTLAGADSLVLLSNDMAKPENAMTAVVSGIEIFLPLKGLIDIDKEMARLTKELTSLDKEVARIEGKLNNAGFVAKAPSEVIEKEKTKLSGYEQQRAAVRERLAYLDTL from the coding sequence TTGAGTGAGAAAGAAGCACTATCGACGGTATATGATCCCGCAGCATTTGAAAAAAAATGGTATAAATATTGGCAAGACAATCACTTTTTTCATGCTGAAGTAGAACCTGATAAACAGCCCTTTAGTATGGTTATTCCACCGCCCAATGTAACAGGGAAACTTCATATGGGCCATGCTTTAGACAATACCTTGCAGGATATCCTTATTCGGTTTCGGCGTATGCAAGGTTACAATACTTTGTGGATGCCTGGCACGGATCACGCGGGTATTGCCACGCAAATCAAGGTGGAAGAAGTACTTACCAAGGAAGAAGGTAAAAGTCGCTACGATTTAGGGCGTGACGCTTTTATTGATCGCGTATGGGAATGGAAAGAAAAGTTTGGCAGTAACATTATTAATCAATTGCATAGTATGGGGGCTTCTTGCGATTGGGAACGCGAACGATTTACGATGGATGAAGGTTGTTCAAAGGCTGTCCGAGAGGTCTTTGTCACTCTTTATGAGAAAGGCCTTATTTATCAGGGACATCGTATTACCAATTGGTGTCCGCGCTGTAATACAGCATTAAGTGATATTGAAGTCGAGCATGAAGATCAGGCCGGTCATTTATTTTATGTTCGTTATGACTGTGAAGATGGAACACCTGGCTTGACAATTGCTACGACGCGTCCTGAGACGCTGCTTGGCGATAGTGCTGTCGCTGTTCATCCAGACGACAAACGCTATCAGCATTTAATTGGTAAAAATTTAGTATTGCCGATAGTTCACCGACACATTCCAGTGATTGCTGATGAATATGTTGATCCTTCCTTTGGGACAGGCGCTGTAAAAATTACGCCGGCTCATGACCCCAATGACTTTGACATGGGGCTTCGTCATCGTTTGCCCGAGTATATTGTCATTAATTCCGATGGCACGATGGCTAAAGAAACGGGGAAATATGCCGGAATGGATCGGTTTGTGTGCCGCAAAGCGCTTGTGCATGATTTAGAAGAACAAGGCCAGCTCGTAAAAATTGAGGATCACAGTCATGCTGTTGGACATTGCCAACGCTGTCATACCGTTGTTGAACCACTCGTTTCAAAGCAATGGTTTGTTAAAATGGAACCACTAGCCAAACCTGCCATTGAAGCGGTGACAAGTGGTAAAATTCAGTTCGTGCCCCAGCGATTTACGAAAATTTACAGCAATTGGCTGGAGAATATTCGCGACTGGTGTATTTCCCGGCAGATTTGGTGGGGGCATCGTATTCCGGCTTGGTATTGCGAGTCATGTGGCAAAACGATCGTTTCCAGACAAGATGTGACGGCTTGTCCTCATTGCGGGGGCAAAGTTATGCAAGACCCAGATGTGCTTGATACCTGGTTTAGTTCGGCTTTATGGCCTTTTTCAACCATGGGCTGGCCTGCTGATACAGCTGAAGTGAAGCAGTTTTATCCCACAAGTGTTCTTGTGACAGGCTATGATATTATCTTTTTCTGGGTTGCCCGTATGATTATGATGGGGTTGGAATTTAAACAGGAAATTCCTTTTAAACATGTTTTTATTCATGGACTTGTGCGTGACAGTCAAGGCCGAAAGATGAGTAAATCATTAGGGAACGGCATTGATCCCTTAGAGGTTATTGAAAAGTATGGTGCCGATACGCTGCGTTTTATGCTGATTACAGGGAATACACCTGGCAATGATATGCGCTTTTATTGGGAAAGAGTTGAAGCGAGCCGTAACTTTGCTAATAAAATTTGGAATGCATCGCGTTTTATGCTCATGAATTTAGAAGGCTTTGATAAAGACTTCCGACCTGAAAACGTTCATTTGGCTGATCGCTGGATTTTGAGTCGCTACAATCAGACTATTCAGGAGGTAACAAAAAATTTAGAGCAGTTTGAACTTGGTGAAGCAGCTCGGTTATTATATGAATTTATTTGGAATGAATTTTGTGACTGGTATATTGAGTTATCTAAGAATCGTTTGTATGGCAAGGAAGATGAAACAAGCCGCAAGACGGCACAGTATGTATTAAGCCATGTCCTGAGGGGAACAATGGAATTGCTTCATCCTTTTATGCCGTTTATTACGGAAGCCATTTGGCAGAACTTGCCTCATGAAGGCAAGAGTATTATGATTGCCAAGTGGCCTGTGGCTCAAGAACAATTAATTGACGAAGAAGCTGAAAATCATATGGCAGCTGTCATGGATACTGTAAAGGCCATTCGTAATATGCGTGCTGAAGTAAATGTAGCGCCAGGCAAGAAGTGCCAGGTGATTTTGAAACTAGCTGATCAAGCTTTGACGCCCGTTTTTGAGCGTAATCAAGGGTATCTTTTTACACTGGCTGGTGCTGATTCTCTTGTACTTCTTAGTAATGATATGGCCAAACCGGAAAACGCCATGACAGCTGTGGTAAGTGGGATTGAAATCTTTCTTCCACTGAAAGGCTTGATTGATATTGACAAAGAAATGGCTCGCTTGACGAAAGAATTGACATCCCTTGATAAAGAAGTGGCCCGCATTGAAGGAAAATTGAACAATGCCGGTTTTGTAGCCAAGGCGCCAAGTGAAGTGATTGAGAAAGAAAAAACAAAATTAAGTGGTTATGAGCAGCAACGAGCGGCTGTTCGTGAGCGGTTAGCCTATTTGGATACTTTGTAA